In Bombus huntii isolate Logan2020A chromosome 9, iyBomHunt1.1, whole genome shotgun sequence, a single window of DNA contains:
- the LOC126869814 gene encoding endoplasmic reticulum junction formation protein lunapark-A-like isoform X1, with protein MEILFRFLSRFSRKKTTIEILEDLDVKIKEMERYGYSIEQRHKKIIGILILYSAILYIITAFIFYFYFSPASLYDQIFYIIPLLIFPILILLTKKMVTWYYKYKISKNQDRLIYMQSEKKKILDVVAEIETYKKAKEILLKFAPDQLRMTPPAIEIPEQSSTPQCIKFARSPFGELRKRVTISQNQALNAQSCVSSNTGPAPAGITPVRNLPNTPLQSSDKLVNTPNQNHKSPLFCSSILPRPILSPQRTNLDRIIDYLIGDGPSNRYALICRGCELHNGMALKEEFEYFGFRCCYCNFLNPARKQKPSAPKLEHSITLSNPSLNNSEHLSANTSTELLEDEQTESKDTSDSDMKAVERSTETLKEIESVTDTKDTDTDTKSEKNTCGKELNRVNNN; from the exons ATGGAAATCTTGTTTAGATTTCTATCAAGATTTAGC AGGAAGAAAACAACAATTGAAATTTTGGAGGATCTTGATGtg aaaattaaagaaatggaaagatATGGATATAGTATAGAACAAAgacataaaaaaattattggaaTTCTGATATTATACAGTGCGATactttatattataacagCATTCATTTTTTACTTCTATTTCTCCCCTGCATCACTATatgatcaaatattttatatcattccactgttaatttttccaatttt AATATTGCTTACAAAAAAGATGGTAACCtggtattataaatataaaatttctaaaaatcaagATAGATTAATCTATATGCAAtctgaaaaaaagaaaattctggATGTAGTTGCAGAGATTGAAACATATAAAAAAGCTAAAGAAATTCTGTTAAAGTTTGCGCCTGATCAACTAAGAATGACTCCA CCTGCAATAGAAATTCCTGAACAATCTAGTACACCACAATGTATAAAATTTGCTAGATCTCCTTTTGGGGAACTGAGGAAGCGTGTAACAATAAGTCAAAATCAAGCATTAAATGCGCAAAGCTGCGTATCTTCTAACACTGGCCCTGCCCCAGCTGGCATAACTCCTGTTCGCAATTTACCAAATACTCCTCTTCAGAGTAGTGATAAACTAGTCAATACTCCAAATCAGAATCATA AGTCTCCTTTATTCTGTTCATCAATCTTACCACGTCCAATATTATCGCCGCAAAGGACTAATTTGGATCGAATAATTGATTATCTCATTGGGGATGGTCCATCTAATCGATATGCATTAATTTGTCGAGGTTGTGAGTTGCACAATGGAATGGCTCTCAAAGAggaatttgaatattttg gATTTAGATGTTGTTACTGCAATTTTTTGAATCCTGCAAGGAAACAGAAGCCATCTGCTCCAAAACTAGAACACAGTATTACACTTAGTAATCCATCTTTAAACAATTCTGAACATTTATCAGCTAACACCAGTACAGAACTTTTGGAAGATGAACAAACTGAATCAAAGGATACATCTGATTCAG ataTGAAAGCAGTTGAAAGATCTACAGAAACGTTGAAAGAGATTGAATCTGTTACTGATACTAAAGATACTGATACAGATACTAAATCAGAAAAAAATACATGTGGTAAGGAACTCAATAGAGTTAATAACAATTAA
- the LOC126869814 gene encoding endoplasmic reticulum junction formation protein lunapark-A-like isoform X2 has product MEILFRFLSRFSRKKTTIEILEDLDVKIKEMERYGYSIEQRHKKIIGILILYSAILYIITAFIFYFYFSPASLYDQIFYIIPLLIFPILILLTKKMVTWYYKYKISKNQDRLIYMQSEKKKILDVVAEIETYKKAKEILLKFAPDQLRMTPPAIEIPEQSSTPQCIKFARSPFGELRKRVTISQNQALNAQSCVSSNTGPAPAGITPVRNLPNTPLQSSDKLVNTPNQNHKSPLFCSSILPRPILSPQRTNLDRIIDYLIGDGPSNRYALICRGCELHNGMALKEEFEYFGFRCCYCNFLNPARKQKPSAPKLEHSITLSNPSLNNSEHLSANTSTELLEDEQTESKDTSDSDMKAVERSTETLKEIESVTDTKDTDTDTKSEKNTCD; this is encoded by the exons ATGGAAATCTTGTTTAGATTTCTATCAAGATTTAGC AGGAAGAAAACAACAATTGAAATTTTGGAGGATCTTGATGtg aaaattaaagaaatggaaagatATGGATATAGTATAGAACAAAgacataaaaaaattattggaaTTCTGATATTATACAGTGCGATactttatattataacagCATTCATTTTTTACTTCTATTTCTCCCCTGCATCACTATatgatcaaatattttatatcattccactgttaatttttccaatttt AATATTGCTTACAAAAAAGATGGTAACCtggtattataaatataaaatttctaaaaatcaagATAGATTAATCTATATGCAAtctgaaaaaaagaaaattctggATGTAGTTGCAGAGATTGAAACATATAAAAAAGCTAAAGAAATTCTGTTAAAGTTTGCGCCTGATCAACTAAGAATGACTCCA CCTGCAATAGAAATTCCTGAACAATCTAGTACACCACAATGTATAAAATTTGCTAGATCTCCTTTTGGGGAACTGAGGAAGCGTGTAACAATAAGTCAAAATCAAGCATTAAATGCGCAAAGCTGCGTATCTTCTAACACTGGCCCTGCCCCAGCTGGCATAACTCCTGTTCGCAATTTACCAAATACTCCTCTTCAGAGTAGTGATAAACTAGTCAATACTCCAAATCAGAATCATA AGTCTCCTTTATTCTGTTCATCAATCTTACCACGTCCAATATTATCGCCGCAAAGGACTAATTTGGATCGAATAATTGATTATCTCATTGGGGATGGTCCATCTAATCGATATGCATTAATTTGTCGAGGTTGTGAGTTGCACAATGGAATGGCTCTCAAAGAggaatttgaatattttg gATTTAGATGTTGTTACTGCAATTTTTTGAATCCTGCAAGGAAACAGAAGCCATCTGCTCCAAAACTAGAACACAGTATTACACTTAGTAATCCATCTTTAAACAATTCTGAACATTTATCAGCTAACACCAGTACAGAACTTTTGGAAGATGAACAAACTGAATCAAAGGATACATCTGATTCAG ataTGAAAGCAGTTGAAAGATCTACAGAAACGTTGAAAGAGATTGAATCTGTTACTGATACTAAAGATACTGATACAGATACTAAATCAGAAAAAAATACATGTG ATTAA
- the LOC126869816 gene encoding malate dehydrogenase, mitochondrial-like isoform X1: MIGSKRYLLVSMEKCIPRRFYRNISNMPIDDEKSKCAKDKGNGQKSKKEANVNIKPQLKNYDSFSPDHKGDIKVCMIGGGESLMYAAVLLKQFRLIKRIHVVDTKDSLANAILDISHIDTSPRVKYFKRKHLKEALKEIDIIALMDETNANIDVSPAAQFEAASTYVSEMAEQMVQLSSESLVAVFTRPVTAILPMVSEIYKLAGWWDPDRIIGSTAHDRMRMEALTANLLDLNPAFLSVPMVGGADSNTIVPLLSCASPINRFNNAQQEMLLQSLRTADKEMANIEFKGPVLSDGAAAAKLILALVEGLSGYKNVISSAYVRSNILPGCRYFTSQLQFGPGGIQKNFGLPKMSAAEIVLVEQAIPSINEYIEMGSKTVHNNRHITLKTV, encoded by the exons ATGATTGGATCAAAGCGATATCTTTTGGTATCTATGGAAAAATGCATTCCACGCCGTTTTTACCGCAACATTTCAAATATGCCGATTGAcgatgaaaaatcaaaatgtGCAAAAGATAAAGGAAATGGTCaaaaatcgaaaaaagaaGCTAATGTTAACATCAAAcctcaattaaaaaattatgattCCTTTTCACCAGATCATAAAGGTGACATAAAAGTTTGCATGATTGGAGGCGGCGAGTCATTGATGTACGCTGCTGTTCTTCTAAAACAATTTCGtcttataaaacgaatacATGTGGTAGATACAAAAGATTCATTGGCTAATGCAATTTTAGATATTAGTCATATTGACACATCACctcgtgtaaaatattttaaaagaaaacatTTAAAAGAAGCTCTTAAAGaa ATAGATATTATCGCATTGATGGATGAGACAAATGCTAATATTGATGTAAGTCCCGCAGCACAATTTGAGGCTGCATCAACATACGTGAGCGAAATGGCTGAGCAAATGGTGCAATTGAGTTCAGAATCTTTGGTAGCTGTTTTTACTCGGCCAGTAACGGCTATACTTCCCATGGTGTCAGAAATTTACAAACTTGCTGGATGGTGGGATCCAGACAGAATTATTGGTTCCACTGCACATGATCGTATGCGAATGGAGGCATTAACCGCGAATCTTCTGGATTTAAATCCTGCATTCTTATCAGTTCCAATGGTTGGCGGGGCAGATTCAAACACTATTGTTCCCCTTTTGTCGTGTGCTTCTCCAATCAATCGATTTAACAAT GCGCAACAAGAAATGTTGTTACAATCATTACGTACTGCAGATAAAGAAATGGcaaatattgaatttaaagGTCCAGTGCTGTCTGATGGAGCTGCAGCTGCCAAATTAATCCTTGCGCTTGTCGAAGGACTTAGCggttataaaaatgttatttccTCTGCTTATGTACGATCAAATATTTTGCCGGGATGTCGCTACTTCACCAGCCAATTGCAATTCGGCCCAGGCGGCATACAAAAAAATTTTGGACTACCAAAGATGTCTGCTGCGGAAATAGTACTTGTAGAACAGGCAATCCCTTCTATCAATGAATATATCGAAATGGGATCGAAAACAGTACATAATAATAGACATATCACACTGAAAACTGTATaa
- the LOC126869816 gene encoding malate dehydrogenase, mitochondrial-like isoform X2, with protein sequence MIGSKRYLLVSMEKCIPRRFYRNISNMPIDDEKSKCAKDKGNGQKSKKEANVNIKPQLKNYDSFSPDHKGDIKVCMIGGGESLMYAAVLLKQFRLIKRIHVVDTKDSLANAILDISHIDTSPRVKYFKRKHLKEALKEIDIIALMDETNANIDVSPAAQFEAASTYVSEMAEQMVQLSSESLVAVFTRPVTAILPMVSEIYKLAGWWDPDRIIGSTAHDRMRMEALTANLLDLNPAFLSVPMVGGADSNTIVPLLSCASPINRFNNAQQEMLLQSLRTADKEMANIEFKGPVLSDGAAAAKLILALVEGLSGYKNVISSAYVRSNILPGCRYFTSQLQFGPGGIQKNFGLPKMSAAEIVLVEQAIPSINEYIEMGSKTVI encoded by the exons ATGATTGGATCAAAGCGATATCTTTTGGTATCTATGGAAAAATGCATTCCACGCCGTTTTTACCGCAACATTTCAAATATGCCGATTGAcgatgaaaaatcaaaatgtGCAAAAGATAAAGGAAATGGTCaaaaatcgaaaaaagaaGCTAATGTTAACATCAAAcctcaattaaaaaattatgattCCTTTTCACCAGATCATAAAGGTGACATAAAAGTTTGCATGATTGGAGGCGGCGAGTCATTGATGTACGCTGCTGTTCTTCTAAAACAATTTCGtcttataaaacgaatacATGTGGTAGATACAAAAGATTCATTGGCTAATGCAATTTTAGATATTAGTCATATTGACACATCACctcgtgtaaaatattttaaaagaaaacatTTAAAAGAAGCTCTTAAAGaa ATAGATATTATCGCATTGATGGATGAGACAAATGCTAATATTGATGTAAGTCCCGCAGCACAATTTGAGGCTGCATCAACATACGTGAGCGAAATGGCTGAGCAAATGGTGCAATTGAGTTCAGAATCTTTGGTAGCTGTTTTTACTCGGCCAGTAACGGCTATACTTCCCATGGTGTCAGAAATTTACAAACTTGCTGGATGGTGGGATCCAGACAGAATTATTGGTTCCACTGCACATGATCGTATGCGAATGGAGGCATTAACCGCGAATCTTCTGGATTTAAATCCTGCATTCTTATCAGTTCCAATGGTTGGCGGGGCAGATTCAAACACTATTGTTCCCCTTTTGTCGTGTGCTTCTCCAATCAATCGATTTAACAAT GCGCAACAAGAAATGTTGTTACAATCATTACGTACTGCAGATAAAGAAATGGcaaatattgaatttaaagGTCCAGTGCTGTCTGATGGAGCTGCAGCTGCCAAATTAATCCTTGCGCTTGTCGAAGGACTTAGCggttataaaaatgttatttccTCTGCTTATGTACGATCAAATATTTTGCCGGGATGTCGCTACTTCACCAGCCAATTGCAATTCGGCCCAGGCGGCATACAAAAAAATTTTGGACTACCAAAGATGTCTGCTGCGGAAATAGTACTTGTAGAACAGGCAATCCCTTCTATCAATGAATATATCGAAATGGGATCGAAAACA GTAATTTAA
- the LOC126869827 gene encoding nascent polypeptide-associated complex subunit alpha — MPELTELDKAASSEPTKVEAAAAGSGTDTDSDDTIPELDDAGAGGTVGFPGTTVTGLPIDMVSKAKQSRGEKKARKLMSKLGLKPVQGVNRVTIRKSKNILFVINKPDVLKNPASDTYIVFGEAKIEDLSQQAQVAAAEKFKEPPVIPATEAGGSTTVVAPIQEESEEEVDETGVEEKDIDLVMCQANVSRGKAIKALKNNQNDIVNAIMELTM; from the exons ATGCCAGAATTAACTGAACTCGACAAAGCTGCAAGCTCTGAACCTACTAAGGTCGAAGCAGCTGCAGCAGGATCTGGAACTGATACAGATTCAGATGATACTATCCCGGAATTGGACGATGCAGGAGCTGGGGGTACTGTTGGTTTCCCAGGGACAACTGTCACTGGTCTTCCCATTGATATGGTTTCTAAAGCAAAACAAAGTCGAGGAGAGAAAAAAGCCAGGAAGCTTATGAGCAAATTGGGATTAAAGCCT GTGCAAGGAGTTAACAGAGTGACTATTCGTAAATCAAAAAATATTCTCTTTGTAATCAATAAGCCAGATGTGTTAAAGAATCCAGCTTCAGATACTTACATAGTGTTTGGCGAAGCCAAG ATTGAGGATCTGAGCCAACAAGCTCAAGTAGCAGCAGCTGAGAAGTTTAAGGAACCACCAGTTATTCCAGCAACTGAAGCTGGCGGTAGTACTACG GTTGTTGCACCAATACAAGAAGAATCAGAAGAAGAAGTAGACGAAACGGGTGTCGAAGAAAAAGACATTGACCTAGTAATGTGTCAAGCCAATGTGTCTCGAGGGAAGGCTATTAAAGCTCTTAAAAATAATCAGAATGATATTGTCAATGCTATTATG GAATTGACAATGTGA